One stretch of Bradyrhizobium canariense DNA includes these proteins:
- a CDS encoding metal-dependent hydrolase family protein: MFKLVKCKSLIDGTGAPAVDGACLLIEDDRIVEVGVQAAFRELPPGTEILDLGNSYVMPGLINAHTHLSLVPGKGNQPAQKRLPPGINVLRSVPNLLKDVCSGVTTTRIMGEENYIDIDFKKAIEGGIVSGPRIITAGIALSASHSHGVGLRPADGKQEIRKLARQNLAQGADFIKLFATGGASSPGKALHSCPYSREEIAAAVEEAERAGTYVAAHAHGGTGLDLCIEEGVRTIEHGAFIHEKQLNEIIRKDLWIVGTFSILFHPEGIEGTDFSIPLIRSKVLRAREAAAENFARIIKSGANLAIGTDSVHGEMPYEMEKLVEFGASTMQAIQAATKNAARACRAEDTAGTLQAGKSADFIALAKNPLDNISHLRSITDVYIRGKRFQGI; the protein is encoded by the coding sequence TTGTTCAAGCTAGTTAAATGCAAATCCCTGATCGACGGAACCGGCGCGCCTGCCGTCGATGGCGCATGCCTGTTGATCGAGGACGATCGCATCGTCGAGGTCGGAGTCCAGGCTGCCTTCAGGGAGTTGCCTCCCGGTACGGAAATCCTGGACCTCGGCAACAGCTATGTGATGCCGGGGCTGATCAACGCCCACACCCATCTCTCCCTGGTGCCGGGAAAGGGCAACCAGCCCGCGCAGAAGCGGCTGCCTCCCGGCATCAACGTCCTCAGAAGCGTTCCCAACCTTTTGAAGGACGTTTGTTCGGGCGTCACCACCACGAGAATTATGGGTGAAGAAAACTACATCGACATCGATTTCAAGAAAGCGATCGAAGGCGGAATCGTCAGCGGCCCAAGGATCATTACCGCTGGAATCGCGCTCTCGGCTTCGCACAGCCACGGCGTCGGACTGCGGCCGGCGGACGGCAAGCAGGAGATCAGGAAACTCGCGCGGCAAAATCTCGCTCAAGGCGCGGATTTCATCAAGCTTTTCGCCACCGGCGGAGCCAGCAGCCCCGGCAAGGCTTTGCATTCATGTCCGTATTCGCGCGAAGAAATCGCCGCTGCGGTCGAGGAAGCCGAACGGGCCGGCACTTACGTCGCTGCGCACGCGCATGGCGGCACCGGCCTCGATCTGTGTATCGAGGAAGGAGTGCGCACGATCGAGCACGGCGCATTCATTCATGAGAAACAGCTCAACGAAATCATCCGTAAAGATCTATGGATCGTCGGGACATTCTCGATCCTGTTCCATCCGGAGGGCATCGAGGGAACGGATTTTTCAATTCCCCTGATCAGATCGAAAGTTCTGAGGGCTCGCGAAGCCGCCGCGGAAAATTTTGCGAGGATTATCAAGTCGGGAGCCAATCTGGCGATCGGCACGGACTCGGTACATGGTGAGATGCCTTACGAAATGGAAAAGCTTGTTGAGTTTGGCGCTTCGACCATGCAGGCGATCCAGGCTGCGACAAAGAACGCGGCACGTGCCTGCAGAGCGGAAGATACGGCAGGAACATTGCAGGCGGGAAAATCGGCAGACTTTATCGCGCTCGCCAAAAATCCCCTCGACAATATCTCTCATCTGAGAAGCATCACGGATGTTTACATCCGTGGAAAGCGATTTCAGGGAATTTGA